From the Lolium rigidum isolate FL_2022 chromosome 2, APGP_CSIRO_Lrig_0.1, whole genome shotgun sequence genome, one window contains:
- the LOC124686308 gene encoding probable indole-3-pyruvate monooxygenase YUCCA5 — protein sequence MVLRMQSLTPPRRVSVDGPIIVGAGPSGLAVAASLGEEGMPFLMVEREDCIASLWQKRTYDRVKLHLPKHFCELPRMPFPDHYPEYPTRRQFIDYLVDYATKFDIKPEFNTTVLSAHYDNTSGLWHAQATSASGDQMEYIGRWLVVATGENAVNVVPDIPGLGGFCGEVSLDLCDHGAHPFMVVRDAMHVIPREVLGKSTFELAMLLLAWLPLWLVDKIMIFLAWLVLGDLDKLGIHRPAVGPLTLKHTLGRAPVLDTGALARIRCGQITVVPGITRFTNSDAVLSDGTVVHVDAVILATGYRSNVPQWLRATDFFGKDGYPKTEFPNGWKGQFGLYSVGFARRGLSGAAADAVHIAKDLCQVWKESRPTKKAGRPCYRRSISVVL from the exons ATGGTGCTTCGCATGCAAAGCCTCACTCCCCCTCGTCGTGTGTCGGTGGACGGCCCAATCATCGTCGGCGCCGGTCCCTCCGGGCTGGCCGTGGCGGCCAGCCTCGGCGAGGAGGGCATGCCATTCCTCATGGTGGAGCGCGAGGACTGCATCGCCTCGCTTTGGCAGAAGCGCACCTACGACCGCGTCAAGCTCCACCTCCCCAAGCACTTCTGCGAGCTCCCTCGCATGCCCTTCCCGGACCACTACCCGGAGTACCCCACCCGCCGCCAGTTCATCGACTACCTCGTGGACTACGCCACCAAGTTCGACATCAAGCCGGAGTTCAACACCACCGTGCTCTCCGCCCATTATGACAACACCTCTGGCCTCTGGCACGCGCAAGCCACCAGCGCAAGCGGTGACCAGATGGAGTACATCGGCCGCTGGCTCGTGGTCGCCACCGGAGAGAACGCCGTCAACGTTGTCCCAGACATTCCGGGCCTCGGCGGCTTCTGCGGCGAG GTCTCCCTCGACCTCTGCGACCACGGCGCCCACCCCTTCATGGTGGTGCGCGACGCCATGCACGTCATTCCACGCGAGGTGCTCGGCAAGTCAACTTTCGAGCTGGCAATGCTGCTCTTGGCGTGGCTCCCGCTCTGGCTCGTGGATAAGATCATGATCTTCCTCGCCTGGCTCGTCCTCGGCGACCTCGACAAGCTCGGCATCCACCGGCCGGCTGTCGGCCCGCTCACGCTCAAGCACACTCTCGGCCGCGCCCCGGTGCTCGACACGGGCGCGCTCGCCAGGATCAGGTGCGGCCAAATCACCGTCGTCCCCGGCATCACCCGCTTCACAAACTCCGACGCCGTGCTCTCTGATGGCACCGTCGTCCATGTTGATGCTGTCATCCTAGCCACCGGCTACAGAAGCAATGTACCACAGTGGCTCCGGGCAACGGACTTCTTCGGCAAGGATGGCTACCCCAAGACAGAGTTCCCTAACGGCTGGAAGGGCCAGTTTGGGCTCTACTCCGTCGGCTTCGCACGCCGCGGACTCTCCGGTGCCGCCGCCGATGCCGTGCACATCGCCAAGGACCTCTGCCAGGTCTGGAAGGAGTCCAGGCCCACAAAGAAGGCCGGCCGGCCTTGTTACAGGAGGTCTATCTCCGTCGTCTTGTAA